Proteins from a genomic interval of Candidatus Dormiibacterota bacterium:
- a CDS encoding ABC transporter permease, which translates to MTTAFPAGITRPAVPLWWDELGRRILRLDTAVMVAVIVAAGIILAAAILALSRGDRAAGDRIDTRHPVRREGLSAFLSDTMVLTRRNLLLSLRTPQLIVAGALMPVMFVLLFRYVFGGSIHVAGYHSYVDFLIPGIIVQTSLFGGSSSAVSVAEDMSLGVIDRFRSLPTYHGAILTARTLADLVRLTYTVGLMILIGLLVGFRFHNGPAPILAGVGIALLFGYACSWLFALLGLVVRNVETATLASFMVIFPLVFAASTFTSTETMPDWLRTFANAQPVTQVIDALRALTQGSGSAEGPMLSALAWSAGILVVSATLAIRRFRSF; encoded by the coding sequence ATGACCACCGCATTCCCTGCCGGCATCACGCGCCCGGCGGTCCCGCTGTGGTGGGATGAGCTCGGCCGTCGCATCCTGCGCCTCGACACCGCGGTCATGGTGGCGGTGATCGTCGCCGCCGGGATCATCCTGGCGGCGGCGATCCTCGCCCTCTCCCGCGGGGACCGAGCGGCGGGCGACCGGATCGACACCCGTCATCCGGTCCGCCGGGAGGGGCTGAGCGCATTCCTCTCGGACACGATGGTGCTGACCCGCCGCAACCTCCTGCTCTCGCTGCGGACGCCCCAGCTGATCGTCGCCGGCGCGCTCATGCCGGTCATGTTCGTGCTGCTGTTCCGCTATGTGTTCGGTGGCTCGATCCACGTCGCCGGGTATCACAGCTACGTCGACTTCCTGATCCCGGGGATCATCGTGCAGACGTCGCTCTTCGGCGGCTCGTCCTCCGCGGTCAGTGTCGCCGAGGACATGTCGCTGGGCGTCATCGACCGCTTCCGCTCGCTCCCGACCTACCACGGGGCGATTCTCACCGCTCGCACGCTGGCCGACCTCGTGCGTCTCACCTACACGGTGGGTCTGATGATCCTGATCGGCCTCCTCGTCGGCTTCAGGTTCCACAACGGGCCGGCGCCGATCCTCGCGGGCGTCGGGATCGCCCTGCTCTTCGGATATGCGTGCTCCTGGCTCTTCGCGCTCCTCGGCCTGGTCGTGCGCAACGTCGAGACCGCGACGCTGGCGTCGTTCATGGTCATCTTCCCGCTCGTCTTCGCGGCGTCGACGTTCACGTCGACGGAGACGATGCCCGACTGGCTGAGGACGTTCGCCAACGCGCAGCCCGTGACCCAGGTCATCGACGCCCTCCGGGCGCTGACCCAGGGAAGCGGCTCCGCCGAGGGACCGATGCTCAGCGCGCTCGCCTGGTCGGCCGGAATCCTGGTGGTGTCGGCCACGCTGGCGATCCGCCGGTTCCGCAGCTTCTGA
- a CDS encoding PHB depolymerase family esterase codes for MPALTQLLGPLLAPVLALGAVPGQPGASPAAAPSAHTGTHFTGTYVNSAGARSYLGYVPSSYRAGTAVPLVVALHGCTETADTYRQLAQTDSLAEARNFLVVYPEQSQGANRMQCWNWFNPTDMQRGSGEPSLIAGITQWVQQHYSIDPKRVDVMGLSAGGAMTSVMGATYPDLYAAIGVGSGIEYGATGIQYGSSGLDPAQAGAMAYRAMGAHARVMPTLIFHGGKDTTVPVVNADNLVRQWLTTADLADDGRANDGSVPLTPSRTRVGHTAGGRAYTVAAYVDSHGRELLQYWLVPDMAHAWSGGCGCAQYADPSGPDETAAMYDFFVSHPMP; via the coding sequence ATGCCCGCGTTGACCCAGCTTCTCGGTCCATTGCTCGCGCCGGTGCTCGCCCTCGGCGCGGTGCCGGGGCAGCCGGGGGCGTCCCCAGCTGCTGCGCCCAGTGCCCACACCGGCACCCACTTCACGGGCACCTACGTGAACTCGGCGGGTGCCCGGTCCTACCTGGGCTACGTGCCGTCCAGCTATCGGGCGGGAACGGCGGTGCCGCTGGTCGTCGCCCTGCACGGGTGCACCGAGACCGCGGACACCTACCGCCAGCTGGCCCAGACCGACAGCCTCGCAGAGGCCAGGAACTTCCTCGTCGTCTACCCCGAGCAGAGCCAGGGCGCCAACCGCATGCAGTGCTGGAACTGGTTCAACCCCACCGACATGCAACGCGGCTCGGGTGAGCCGTCGCTCATCGCCGGGATCACCCAGTGGGTCCAGCAGCACTACAGCATCGATCCGAAGCGGGTCGACGTGATGGGCCTCTCCGCCGGCGGGGCGATGACATCGGTCATGGGCGCCACCTATCCCGACCTCTACGCGGCGATCGGGGTGGGCTCGGGAATCGAGTACGGTGCCACCGGGATCCAGTACGGGAGCAGCGGGCTCGACCCGGCGCAGGCCGGCGCGATGGCCTACCGCGCGATGGGCGCTCACGCTCGGGTGATGCCGACCCTGATCTTCCACGGCGGCAAGGACACGACCGTGCCTGTGGTCAATGCCGACAACCTGGTGCGGCAGTGGCTGACGACCGCCGACCTGGCCGACGACGGCAGGGCGAACGACGGCTCGGTCCCGCTGACGCCCAGCCGCACGCGGGTCGGGCACACCGCGGGCGGCCGTGCCTACACGGTCGCTGCGTACGTCGACAGCCATGGTCGGGAGCTCCTGCAGTACTGGCTCGTGCCGGACATGGCGCACGCCTGGTCCGGCGGCTGCGGGTGCGCTCAGTACGCCGACCCCTCCGGTCCGGACGAGACCGCCGCGATGTACGACTTCTTCGTGAGCCATCCGATGCCCTAG
- a CDS encoding alpha/beta fold hydrolase, with translation MPCARNGNIKLNWTSTGHGPAVLLIPGQGMTLQGWWSTIPVLARHFRVIAFDNRDTGGSGPVSIPYTVAQLADDAVAVLDAAEVERAHVYGISLGGEVAQEMALRHPDRVGALVLGATSPGGLRAVLPGPLPLTFFARAGAMGPEEAEWAAVPYTYAEATRRHHADRIAANIANRVGSRIGTFTYLHQAAAAAAHSTFNRLGQITAPTLVVHGEQDVVVPPGNGRLLAERIPGAELRLWPEAAHMYIIDEPLADREIARFLQRHSSTSGALHLAA, from the coding sequence ATGCCGTGTGCAAGGAACGGAAACATCAAGCTGAACTGGACGAGCACCGGCCACGGCCCCGCCGTCCTGCTCATCCCCGGACAGGGGATGACGCTGCAGGGGTGGTGGTCGACGATCCCCGTCCTGGCCCGCCACTTCAGGGTGATCGCGTTCGACAACCGCGACACCGGGGGCAGCGGTCCCGTGTCCATCCCCTACACCGTCGCCCAGCTGGCCGATGACGCCGTCGCGGTGCTGGACGCGGCAGAGGTGGAGCGTGCGCACGTGTACGGCATCTCCCTGGGCGGCGAGGTCGCACAGGAGATGGCGCTGCGCCATCCCGACCGGGTGGGGGCGCTGGTGCTCGGCGCCACCTCCCCGGGCGGGCTCCGCGCCGTGCTCCCCGGCCCGCTGCCGCTGACGTTCTTTGCGCGCGCCGGCGCGATGGGGCCGGAGGAGGCGGAGTGGGCGGCGGTCCCCTACACCTACGCCGAGGCGACCCGCCGCCATCACGCCGACCGGATTGCGGCGAACATCGCCAATCGGGTGGGCTCCCGGATCGGCACGTTCACCTACCTGCACCAGGCCGCCGCCGCCGCCGCGCACAGCACGTTCAACCGGCTCGGGCAGATCACCGCGCCCACGCTGGTCGTCCACGGAGAGCAGGACGTCGTGGTGCCTCCGGGCAACGGACGGCTGCTGGCAGAGAGGATTCCCGGAGCGGAGCTCAGGCTCTGGCCGGAGGCCGCGCACATGTACATCATCGACGAGCCGCTCGCCGATCGTGAGATCGCGCGTTTCCTCCAGCGTCACTCCTCCACCTCCGGAGCGCTGCACCTCGCAGCCTAG
- the asnB gene encoding asparagine synthase (glutamine-hydrolyzing) produces the protein MCGITGWISFDRDLARERDVLDAMTQTMACRGPDASGTWVDGPAALGHRRLAVIDLQGGAQPMSVRQPAGDVVLVYSGEAYNYTELRDELQRAGERFETSSDTEVVLRGYLRWGDGVAERLNGMYAFAIWDGRMRRLVMIRDRMGIKPLYIHRTADGVLFGSEPKAIFANPLASRTVDADGLREMFAFVKTPGSAVWAGMREVEPGTVVTVDAEGMRERRYWRLETRPHPDDRDRTVARVRELLDDIVRRQLVADVPRCVLLSGGLDSSTITALSAIQLAVTGERVRTFAVDFVGQTENFTPDEMRPTADTPYVHDVARHVGSEHADIVIDHGTLADPAVRRAVVGARDLPTGLGDMDASLYLLCRAIRERSTVALSGESADEIFGGYRQFHDPRIQRAQAFPWIALNDMRLDAIDTILTPDVRGKLDLAGYRHDSYDRAIGEVEHLPHEDDLERRMRISSYLHLTRFLRILLDRKDRMSMAVGLEVRVPFCDHRLVEYVYNAPWALKTYDGREKSLLRGAARDVLPESVIERVKSPYPSTQDWHYARDLQEQGRELLAQPGHRALELVDRTWLAAATGCDPTTIAVADRHGLEWTLNLATWLDVHRPRLML, from the coding sequence ATGTGCGGCATTACGGGATGGATCTCGTTCGACCGTGACCTGGCCCGCGAGCGTGACGTCCTCGACGCGATGACGCAGACGATGGCGTGTCGCGGGCCGGACGCGTCCGGCACGTGGGTCGACGGCCCGGCGGCCCTCGGACACCGGCGGCTGGCGGTGATCGATCTGCAGGGCGGGGCCCAGCCGATGTCGGTGCGGCAGCCGGCGGGCGACGTCGTGCTGGTCTACAGCGGCGAGGCCTACAACTACACCGAGCTGCGCGACGAGCTGCAGCGGGCGGGTGAACGGTTCGAGACCTCGAGCGACACCGAGGTCGTGCTGCGCGGATACCTGCGCTGGGGCGACGGGGTGGCCGAGCGGCTGAACGGCATGTACGCGTTCGCGATCTGGGACGGCCGGATGCGCCGGTTGGTGATGATCCGCGACCGGATGGGGATCAAGCCCCTGTACATCCACCGCACCGCCGACGGGGTGCTGTTCGGATCCGAGCCCAAGGCGATCTTCGCCAATCCGCTGGCATCGCGGACGGTCGACGCCGACGGGCTTCGCGAGATGTTCGCGTTCGTCAAGACGCCCGGGAGCGCGGTGTGGGCGGGGATGCGCGAGGTCGAGCCGGGCACGGTCGTGACCGTCGACGCCGAAGGCATGCGCGAGCGCCGCTACTGGCGGCTGGAGACGCGCCCGCACCCGGACGACCGCGACCGGACCGTCGCCAGGGTGCGCGAGCTCCTGGACGACATCGTCCGCCGCCAGCTCGTCGCCGACGTGCCCCGCTGCGTGCTGCTCTCCGGCGGGCTCGACTCGAGCACGATCACCGCCCTGTCCGCCATCCAGCTGGCCGTGACCGGCGAGCGGGTGCGCACCTTCGCGGTCGACTTCGTCGGCCAGACCGAGAACTTCACGCCCGACGAGATGCGCCCCACCGCCGACACGCCGTATGTGCACGACGTCGCCCGGCACGTCGGTTCCGAGCACGCCGACATCGTGATCGACCACGGCACCCTCGCCGACCCCGCGGTGCGCCGCGCCGTGGTCGGGGCGCGCGACCTGCCCACCGGCCTCGGCGACATGGACGCCTCTCTGTATCTGCTCTGCAGAGCGATCCGCGAGCGCTCGACGGTGGCGCTGTCGGGTGAGTCGGCCGACGAGATCTTCGGCGGCTACCGCCAGTTCCACGACCCACGCATCCAGCGCGCCCAGGCCTTTCCGTGGATCGCGCTGAACGACATGCGCCTCGACGCCATCGACACGATCCTCACCCCCGATGTCCGGGGGAAGCTGGACCTGGCGGGATACCGGCACGACAGCTACGACCGCGCGATCGGCGAGGTCGAGCACCTCCCCCACGAGGACGACCTCGAGCGCCGGATGCGGATCTCGAGCTACCTGCACCTGACCCGCTTCCTGCGCATCCTGCTCGACCGCAAGGACCGCATGAGCATGGCCGTGGGCCTCGAGGTCAGGGTCCCGTTCTGCGATCACCGGCTCGTCGAGTACGTCTACAACGCGCCGTGGGCGCTCAAGACCTACGACGGCCGCGAGAAGAGCCTGCTCCGCGGCGCCGCCCGCGACGTGCTGCCGGAGTCGGTGATCGAGCGCGTCAAGAGCCCCTACCCGTCCACCCAGGACTGGCACTACGCGCGCGACCTGCAGGAGCAGGGGCGCGAGCTGCTCGCCCAGCCCGGCCACCGCGCTCTCGAGCTGGTCGACCGGACCTGGCTCGCGGCCGCGACCGGATGCGACCCCACCACCATCGCGGTCGCCGACCGCCACGGCCTCGAGTGGACCCTCAACCTCGCCACCTGGCTCGACGTCCACCGGCCGCGGCTCATGCTCTGA
- a CDS encoding LysR substrate-binding domain-containing protein: MELRHLRYFVAVAEELHFRRAAERLHVAQPAVSEQVRRLEEELGVQLLGRRHQRVSLTPAGDVFLVEAQRVLEQADRARRAAIRTGDQARGRLRVGHLPDAVPSALPRALGRFTTTTPGVEVVLETYPSAELVERVRDRQLDAAVVCLPAPVDGLRVTVLDEEGVVVALGESHPAAGAVMIRPHQLERTPLLLMARTTNPAFFDCVITAWREAGVAAAPMEVTVPNLEHLLLAVAAGAGAALLPGSAAQRYATAGVRFVPLAPPSPTCEVVVISHPDHTGIATSAFLQLAHAESSRAGENEHSLALRGMSVGYGAAAAGS; the protein is encoded by the coding sequence ATGGAACTCAGACACCTTCGCTACTTCGTCGCCGTCGCCGAGGAGCTGCACTTCCGGCGGGCCGCCGAGCGTCTGCACGTCGCTCAGCCGGCGGTCAGCGAGCAGGTGCGCAGGCTCGAGGAGGAGCTGGGCGTCCAGCTCCTGGGCCGGAGGCACCAGCGGGTCTCGCTGACGCCCGCAGGCGACGTGTTCCTGGTCGAGGCACAGCGGGTCCTGGAGCAGGCCGATCGAGCGCGGCGCGCGGCGATCCGCACCGGCGACCAGGCCAGGGGGAGGCTGCGGGTCGGACATCTTCCCGATGCCGTCCCCTCCGCCCTGCCACGAGCGCTCGGTCGGTTCACGACGACGACCCCGGGCGTGGAGGTGGTGCTCGAGACCTACCCCTCGGCGGAGCTCGTCGAGCGCGTGCGCGACCGCCAGCTCGATGCCGCGGTCGTCTGCCTGCCCGCGCCGGTCGACGGACTGCGGGTGACGGTCCTGGACGAGGAGGGCGTGGTGGTCGCGCTGGGCGAGTCGCATCCTGCGGCGGGCGCGGTGATGATCAGGCCGCACCAGCTGGAGCGCACCCCGCTCCTGCTGATGGCCCGCACCACCAACCCGGCCTTCTTCGACTGCGTGATCACGGCGTGGCGGGAGGCGGGGGTCGCGGCGGCGCCGATGGAGGTGACGGTGCCCAACCTGGAGCATCTCCTGCTCGCGGTCGCCGCCGGCGCGGGCGCGGCCCTGCTTCCCGGATCGGCCGCGCAGCGCTATGCCACCGCAGGCGTCCGGTTCGTCCCGCTGGCGCCCCCGTCCCCCACCTGCGAGGTGGTCGTCATCAGCCATCCCGATCACACCGGCATCGCGACGTCCGCATTCCTGCAGCTGGCACACGCCGAGTCCAGCCGGGCTGGTGAGAACGAGCACTCGCTGGCGCTGCGCGGGATGTCCGTGGGATACGGGGCGGCGGCCGCCGGGTCGTGA
- a CDS encoding ATP-binding cassette domain-containing protein, which translates to MTANYPIITVEGVEKSFGSTRALAGVDLIVEHGTVLGLLGRNGAGKTTLVRILATLLAPDAGRLRIAGMDVARRPRTVRSLIGFAGQSSAVDENLTGRENLRLVGRLYGLPASEARSRADQTLERLTLTEAADRRVRTYSGGMRRRLDLGASLVGRPMVLLMDEPTTGLDPRTRIELWTFIDELVREGTTVLLTTQYLEEADRLADRIAVIERGRVIAAGTPDELKQRIGGDVLEVRATSSGDVERLVGLLDGLGSGAPVADLRGQRVTLPTSQRVQTLLAAARRIEECGIAVDDLGVRRPSLDDVFLSLTNRIATEPPAGQPGVAPPGERSAPQRPRPQGVA; encoded by the coding sequence GTGACCGCAAACTATCCAATCATCACCGTCGAGGGCGTCGAGAAGTCGTTCGGCTCGACCCGTGCCCTGGCGGGTGTCGACCTCATCGTCGAGCACGGGACCGTGCTCGGCCTCCTGGGCCGCAACGGCGCCGGGAAGACGACCCTGGTGCGGATCCTGGCGACCCTGCTCGCCCCCGACGCCGGGCGCCTGCGCATCGCCGGGATGGATGTCGCACGCCGGCCGCGGACGGTCCGCTCCCTGATCGGTTTCGCCGGCCAGTCGTCCGCCGTCGACGAGAACCTGACCGGGCGCGAGAACCTCAGGTTGGTCGGCCGCCTGTACGGCCTGCCGGCGTCGGAGGCGCGATCGCGCGCCGACCAGACTTTGGAGCGTCTCACCCTCACCGAGGCCGCCGATCGGCGGGTGCGGACCTACTCGGGCGGCATGCGCCGCCGTCTCGACCTCGGCGCCAGCCTCGTCGGCCGTCCGATGGTGCTGCTCATGGACGAACCCACCACCGGGCTCGACCCGCGCACGCGGATCGAGCTGTGGACGTTCATCGACGAGCTGGTCCGCGAGGGCACCACGGTGCTGCTGACCACCCAGTACCTCGAGGAGGCCGACCGGCTGGCCGATCGCATCGCGGTGATCGAGCGCGGCCGGGTGATCGCCGCCGGCACCCCCGATGAGCTCAAGCAGCGCATCGGCGGCGACGTCCTCGAGGTGCGCGCCACCAGCTCCGGCGATGTCGAACGACTCGTGGGCCTGCTGGACGGGCTCGGCTCCGGGGCTCCGGTCGCGGACCTGCGGGGACAGCGCGTCACCCTGCCGACGAGCCAGCGGGTGCAGACGCTGCTGGCGGCCGCCCGGCGCATCGAGGAGTGCGGCATCGCCGTCGACGACCTCGGCGTGCGCCGTCCCTCGCTCGACGACGTCTTCCTGAGCCTCACCAACCGGATCGCGACCGAGCCGCCGGCGGGTCAACCGGGCGTCGCCCCACCGGGCGAGCGGTCGGCCCCGCAGCGACCCCGGCCGCAGGGGGTCGCATGA
- a CDS encoding alpha/beta fold hydrolase — MSQLNPTYRARHATTITRERALSDPFRAIGEIPVRGGGLCVARSGAHHHDADAVVLAVHGITSSRMAWRTVARELAGVRGVCLLAPDLRGRGHSAALPGPYGMDVHVADLLAVLDHAGVQRAVLAGHSMGAYVVARLAAQHPERVAAVVLLDGGLSIPLPPGQDPDDVLQLVLEQSVARLQMTFESVDEYVGLWRQHPALQHRWNDDVDAYARYDVAGEPGAMRCVVSPASVIADCEDLVLDPTTRTAIDRVHAPLSLVWAPRGILDDEPLLPRPIRDAFLAAHPGARIEEIEDANHYTMAFGAGPGPRRVAAVIEAAIRRAVRV, encoded by the coding sequence GTGTCCCAGCTGAACCCGACATACCGAGCACGCCATGCCACCACGATCACCCGCGAGCGCGCGCTGAGCGATCCGTTCCGGGCCATCGGGGAGATCCCGGTGCGTGGCGGCGGGCTGTGCGTCGCGCGCTCGGGCGCGCACCATCACGACGCCGATGCGGTCGTCCTCGCCGTCCACGGCATCACGTCGTCTCGGATGGCGTGGCGGACGGTCGCCCGAGAGCTCGCGGGCGTCAGAGGTGTCTGCCTGCTGGCACCCGATCTACGGGGGCGCGGACACAGTGCCGCCCTGCCCGGCCCGTACGGCATGGACGTCCACGTGGCCGATCTGCTCGCCGTCCTCGACCACGCCGGGGTCCAGCGCGCCGTGCTCGCCGGGCATTCGATGGGGGCATACGTCGTCGCCCGGCTCGCGGCCCAGCACCCGGAACGGGTCGCCGCGGTGGTGCTGCTCGACGGCGGCCTGTCGATCCCCCTCCCGCCCGGCCAGGACCCCGACGACGTGCTCCAGCTCGTGCTCGAGCAGTCGGTCGCACGCCTCCAGATGACCTTCGAGTCGGTCGACGAATACGTGGGGCTATGGCGCCAGCACCCGGCGTTGCAGCACCGGTGGAACGATGACGTCGACGCCTATGCCCGATACGACGTGGCCGGTGAGCCGGGCGCGATGCGCTGCGTGGTCTCGCCGGCGTCGGTGATCGCCGACTGTGAGGACCTGGTCCTCGACCCGACGACCCGCACGGCGATCGATCGCGTGCACGCGCCTCTCAGCCTCGTGTGGGCGCCGCGCGGCATCCTCGACGACGAGCCGCTGCTGCCTCGACCGATCCGCGACGCCTTCCTCGCAGCCCATCCCGGCGCGCGGATCGAGGAGATCGAGGACGCCAACCACTACACGATGGCGTTCGGCGCGGGCCCCGGCCCGCGCCGGGTCGCCGCGGTCATCGAGGCCGCGATCCGCCGGGCCGTCAGGGTCTGA
- a CDS encoding SDR family oxidoreductase, whose amino-acid sequence MKVIVTGASGKLGRLVAENLMARLAPEEVVLVTRHPAALSDLAARGADVRHGDFDNPASLREAFAGGRRMLLISTDNVGRRVVQHRAAIDAAVVAGVDHIVYTSHVNPEAENPIGPIAEENGETEQILRGSGPAWTVLRFGSFAELQVQPATLAVRAGQLVSNAGEGRLVPVSRRDCADAAAAVLTTEGHGGRTYDITGPQALSQRDLAALFGELSGRSVKVVGVGDRMLVWGLVRYGTPKPVARAIAAFGRALREGYFDVIDPAFEGLTGRSPLSLRDVLIPHRGDLLEAA is encoded by the coding sequence ATGAAGGTCATCGTCACCGGGGCCTCGGGCAAGCTCGGGCGCCTCGTCGCCGAGAACCTGATGGCGCGGCTCGCGCCGGAGGAGGTCGTGCTCGTCACCCGCCACCCGGCCGCGCTGAGCGACCTCGCCGCCCGCGGCGCGGACGTCCGCCATGGCGACTTCGACAACCCCGCCTCGCTGCGCGAGGCGTTCGCGGGCGGCCGGCGCATGCTGCTGATCAGCACCGACAACGTCGGGCGGCGGGTCGTGCAGCACCGTGCGGCGATCGACGCCGCAGTTGTCGCCGGCGTCGACCACATCGTGTACACGTCACACGTCAATCCCGAGGCCGAGAACCCGATCGGCCCGATCGCCGAGGAGAACGGCGAGACCGAGCAGATCCTCCGCGGCAGCGGCCCCGCATGGACGGTGCTGCGATTCGGAAGCTTCGCCGAACTGCAGGTGCAACCGGCGACGCTCGCCGTCCGCGCCGGCCAGCTGGTCAGCAACGCGGGCGAGGGGCGGCTGGTGCCGGTCTCGCGTCGCGATTGCGCCGATGCCGCCGCGGCGGTCCTCACCACCGAGGGGCACGGGGGCAGGACCTATGACATCACCGGCCCCCAGGCGCTCTCCCAGCGTGACCTCGCCGCCCTCTTCGGCGAGCTCAGCGGCCGGTCGGTGAAGGTCGTCGGCGTCGGCGACCGGATGCTGGTGTGGGGTCTGGTCCGCTACGGCACCCCGAAGCCCGTCGCCCGTGCGATCGCGGCATTCGGCCGCGCCCTCCGCGAGGGGTACTTCGACGTGATCGACCCGGCGTTCGAGGGCCTCACCGGACGGTCGCCGCTGTCGCTCCGAGACGTGCTGATCCCCCACCGGGGAGATCTGCTGGAGGCGGCCTGA